From the genome of Arthrobacter alpinus, one region includes:
- a CDS encoding N(5)-(carboxyethyl)ornithine synthase: MGQDQQLQAQSQPAAGLRLGVLGASRKPDERRAAIHPEHFLRIDEALRQRMTLETGYGERFGYTDSELAPLVGAIASRAQVIANSDVILLPKPQASDLGEFRDGQVMWGWPHCVQDRSITQLSIDKKLTVIAFEAMNHWNSDGSFSLHVFHLNNELAGYSSVLHALALTGSTGDYGRRLKAVVIGFGATARGAVTALNALGISDVQVLTSRNVAAVASPIHSTAMVQFDFSQEYPHNGNVMLDDGDVPLAEFLAGADIVVNCTLQDPNDPMMYLREADLGAFRRGSLIIDVSCDEGMGFSWARSTTFTDPIFQVGDHINYYAVDHSPSYLWNSATWEISESLLPFIETVMAGPAAWAENETISRAIEIHDGVIVNPAILEFQDRAESYPHLPLAGA; the protein is encoded by the coding sequence ATGGGCCAGGACCAGCAGTTACAAGCACAAAGCCAGCCGGCAGCCGGGCTGCGCCTGGGCGTTTTGGGTGCGTCGAGGAAGCCGGATGAGCGCCGCGCGGCCATCCACCCGGAGCATTTTCTTCGCATCGATGAGGCCTTGCGCCAGCGCATGACCCTGGAAACTGGCTACGGCGAACGCTTTGGGTACACCGATTCCGAGCTGGCACCACTGGTGGGCGCCATCGCCTCACGGGCCCAGGTCATTGCCAACTCGGACGTGATCCTGCTCCCCAAGCCACAGGCCAGTGACCTTGGAGAATTCAGGGATGGTCAGGTCATGTGGGGTTGGCCGCACTGCGTCCAGGACCGCTCCATCACCCAGCTCTCCATCGACAAGAAGCTGACAGTTATTGCTTTTGAGGCCATGAACCACTGGAACAGCGACGGCAGTTTTAGCCTGCACGTTTTCCACCTGAACAATGAGCTGGCCGGGTACAGTTCGGTGCTCCACGCCCTGGCGCTGACGGGGTCCACCGGCGACTACGGCCGCCGGCTCAAGGCCGTGGTGATTGGCTTTGGCGCCACGGCCCGCGGCGCCGTCACGGCCCTGAACGCCCTGGGCATCTCCGACGTTCAGGTATTGACAAGCCGCAACGTGGCAGCCGTCGCCTCACCCATCCACTCCACAGCAATGGTGCAATTCGATTTCTCCCAGGAGTACCCCCACAACGGAAATGTGATGTTGGACGACGGTGACGTCCCGTTGGCAGAGTTCCTGGCCGGGGCCGACATCGTCGTCAACTGCACCCTGCAGGATCCCAACGACCCCATGATGTACCTGCGCGAAGCCGATCTGGGTGCGTTCCGCCGCGGCAGCCTGATCATCGACGTTTCCTGCGATGAGGGTATGGGCTTTAGTTGGGCCAGGAGCACCACGTTCACCGACCCAATCTTTCAGGTGGGCGATCACATCAACTACTACGCCGTTGATCACAGCCCCAGCTACCTCTGGAATTCCGCCACCTGGGAGATCAGCGAAAGCCTGCTGCCGTTCATTGAAACGGTCATGGCCGGCCCAGCCGCCTGGGCGGAGAATGAGACCATCTCCCGCGCCATTGAAATTCACGACGGCGTCATCGTCAACCCTGCCATCCTTGAGTTCCAGGACCGTGCCGAAAGCTATCCGCACCTCCCGCTGGCTGGCGCGTAG